The following proteins are co-located in the Halocatena salina genome:
- a CDS encoding N-acetylmuramoyl-L-alanine amidase, protein MLTSSTVAAKPTVDWRPAHSSNYTAANRGASDIDAIVIHVAQGSAEGTVNWFQNPDANVSAHYTIRDDGYKYQSLSDINIGWHAGGVSWYNNATIGIEHGGYVSSGFPNAQYQSSAELVRWLCNEYNIPKSRVSGVASCGGEWGIMGHHQVPESDCGYNDHTDPGSNWDWEYFLSLI, encoded by the coding sequence ATGCTCACAAGTAGCACCGTAGCGGCGAAGCCGACAGTCGATTGGAGACCCGCTCATTCGAGCAATTACACCGCTGCGAACCGTGGTGCCTCGGATATCGACGCGATCGTTATCCACGTTGCCCAGGGTTCAGCCGAGGGCACAGTCAACTGGTTTCAGAACCCCGATGCCAACGTGAGCGCGCACTACACGATCCGTGACGACGGGTACAAATATCAATCACTGAGCGACATCAACATCGGGTGGCACGCCGGAGGAGTCTCGTGGTACAACAACGCGACGATCGGTATCGAGCACGGGGGATACGTGAGCAGTGGGTTCCCGAACGCCCAGTATCAAAGCTCCGCGGAGCTCGTCCGCTGGCTGTGTAACGAATACAACATTCCCAAAAGCCGCGTTTCCGGTGTTGCGTCGTGTGGGGGTGAATGGGGAATCATGGGGCATCATCAGGTGCCCGAGTCCGACTGTGGATACAACGACCACACTGATCCCGGTTCAAACTGGGATTGGGAGTATTTCTTGAGTCTTATCTGA
- a CDS encoding TIGR04024 family LLM class F420-dependent oxidoreductase, whose amino-acid sequence MSELDLVVSVSDHDTLDSIATQAHRAESLGFARVSAGETTGRDMVTTFAVLGERTEQIGLSTNVLSPYGRAPTVLAQTALTMHEATGGRFRLGLGTSSPAIAEQWHGGSFDRPLRRLRETIDIVRAVYSGGSIEYEGDIYQLQGLSYDRPTPEEPPPIDVAALGPTAVELTGRFADGWVPQLFTPPGLQERMNDLRRGASLGNREQTALRVAPLVRCFASEDRHRARETTRSMVAFLIGAYGPFYGQSVAEQGYERVVTEIRDAWDDRDMDAMAAALPDELLDELAATGTPEEVRDRIKRFESIDGVNAVRVGFVRGMDQTDKETTMNALAPLL is encoded by the coding sequence ATGAGCGAGTTAGATCTCGTCGTGAGCGTTTCGGACCACGATACGTTGGATTCGATCGCAACGCAGGCCCACCGAGCGGAGTCGCTTGGATTCGCGCGAGTGTCTGCGGGTGAGACGACTGGACGGGACATGGTAACGACGTTTGCCGTCCTCGGCGAACGAACTGAGCAGATCGGTCTTTCGACCAATGTGCTCTCTCCCTATGGGCGTGCACCGACCGTCCTCGCCCAAACGGCGTTAACGATGCACGAAGCGACAGGAGGGCGATTTCGACTCGGGCTCGGGACGAGTTCGCCTGCCATCGCCGAACAGTGGCACGGAGGATCGTTCGATCGGCCGCTTCGGCGGCTCCGAGAGACGATCGACATCGTTCGCGCAGTGTACTCCGGTGGCTCCATCGAATACGAGGGTGATATCTACCAGCTTCAGGGGTTGTCCTACGATCGCCCGACACCTGAGGAACCACCACCGATCGACGTAGCTGCGCTCGGGCCGACGGCAGTCGAACTCACCGGCCGGTTCGCTGACGGTTGGGTGCCCCAACTGTTCACCCCTCCGGGGCTCCAAGAACGAATGAACGACCTACGACGCGGGGCGAGCCTCGGCAATAGGGAGCAGACAGCACTGCGCGTCGCCCCACTCGTGCGCTGCTTTGCAAGCGAGGACCGCCACCGTGCTCGGGAGACCACCCGTTCTATGGTTGCCTTTCTAATCGGGGCATACGGACCGTTCTACGGACAATCCGTCGCAGAACAAGGGTACGAACGCGTCGTTACCGAGATTCGCGACGCATGGGACGATCGGGACATGGACGCCATGGCGGCAGCGCTCCCCGACGAGTTGTTGGACGAACTCGCTGCAACAGGAACCCCAGAGGAAGTCCGTGACCGGATCAAGCGATTCGAATCGATCGATGGCGTCAACGCGGTTCGTGTCGGGTTCGTGCGAGGCATGGACCAGACAGACAAGGAAACGACGATGAATGCGCTGGCTCCCTTGCTGTGA
- a CDS encoding CaiB/BaiF CoA transferase family protein has translation MQLDTVRVLDLTRLLPGPYATQLLCDAGADVIKIEDTDRGDYARYMPPMTARGVGSVFDAVNRGKKSIGLDLKTDGGREAFYRLLDNADVVIESFRPGVTERLGIGYETVREQNPSIVYCSLSGYGQTGPLADRAGHDLNYVGRAGLLDMTRGDEDTPVVPGYQVADMSGGLFAAFAIVGALCSRELGDGTGEYIDVGMTDVVLSFAQSLTAGVFSEKPPRPGETPLTGGLPWYDIYETADGKHVTLAALEPQFWRAFCRAIDRDDLRDEHMTSDPAARQALREELDSIFGDRTRAEWVKAFDDVDATVDGVYTPNEAVESVHCRARGLIQDDTAPPRIGFPAVCELPASDESIPDHGEHTDELLRAANYDETAIERLRETGVIT, from the coding sequence GTGCAACTCGATACTGTTCGCGTGCTTGATCTCACGCGACTCCTTCCGGGACCGTACGCCACCCAACTGCTCTGTGACGCGGGTGCAGACGTCATTAAAATCGAGGACACGGACAGAGGTGATTACGCCCGATACATGCCACCGATGACCGCTCGTGGTGTCGGATCGGTGTTCGATGCGGTCAACCGTGGGAAGAAAAGCATCGGTCTCGATCTCAAAACCGACGGAGGCCGCGAAGCGTTTTATCGGCTGCTCGATAACGCCGACGTGGTGATCGAAAGCTTCCGTCCCGGTGTAACCGAACGGCTCGGGATCGGATACGAGACCGTCCGCGAGCAAAATCCATCGATCGTCTACTGTTCGCTCTCGGGATACGGACAAACAGGTCCGCTCGCCGATCGAGCAGGACACGATCTCAACTACGTCGGACGGGCGGGACTTCTCGATATGACTCGGGGAGACGAGGATACCCCGGTCGTCCCGGGTTACCAGGTGGCAGATATGAGTGGGGGTTTGTTCGCGGCGTTCGCCATCGTTGGCGCGCTCTGCTCACGCGAACTCGGCGACGGCACAGGTGAATACATCGATGTCGGGATGACCGACGTTGTGCTCTCTTTTGCCCAATCGCTCACAGCCGGAGTGTTCTCCGAGAAGCCGCCTCGGCCCGGCGAAACACCACTCACCGGCGGACTCCCGTGGTACGACATCTACGAAACCGCTGATGGAAAACACGTCACACTCGCAGCACTCGAACCACAGTTTTGGCGAGCGTTCTGTAGAGCGATCGACCGCGACGACCTACGTGACGAGCACATGACATCCGATCCGGCTGCGCGGCAGGCCCTCCGTGAGGAATTGGACTCTATTTTCGGTGACCGGACGCGTGCGGAGTGGGTCAAGGCGTTCGACGACGTAGACGCGACCGTCGACGGTGTTTATACACCTAACGAGGCGGTTGAATCGGTTCACTGCCGTGCTCGCGGACTCATACAGGACGACACTGCCCCGCCGCGAATCGGTTTTCCCGCAGTGTGTGAGCTGCCCGCGAGCGACGAATCCATTCCCGACCACGGAGAACACACAGACGAACTGCTCCGAGCGGCGAACTACGACGAGACGGCGATCGAACGATTGCGAGAGACAGGAGTGATCACGTAA
- a CDS encoding polysaccharide deacetylase family protein codes for MVRGSTRRRFLVTVGAGTVPLAGCFTQQRDDGQDVSGTVTFDGTTDPRETDRNAVEKRAIEASDPPENGAVVFVYDDGPMTDYTQAFPAHQSYDAPATVGIVSEWVGRKNFMDRDWMGVTHLTDLVDAGWEIASHTAEHTTVGTYELVEDAAPNDERVYPTGVRHGFWTPKDVELTDGDKTVRANAVGRGTDDTGRYVELADPVGDSFAAGEAVIRYPADVMKDALLGSKQRLEALGFDVETFLAPYDDFDAWSQRFVDDYYIGVANGDHGSRINDPDEFSPYRTRRAYFIEFTEPKFVQRDLDAIAERGALGVFGAHTHKDSVTEDRIRTTLEWIEQRDIEVVTLRDAIDIYVGDGD; via the coding sequence ATGGTTCGTGGGTCTACTCGTCGACGATTTCTCGTGACCGTTGGAGCAGGCACAGTACCGTTGGCCGGTTGTTTTACACAGCAGAGAGATGACGGCCAAGACGTTTCTGGAACGGTGACTTTCGATGGTACGACCGATCCACGCGAAACCGACCGGAACGCGGTCGAGAAACGGGCCATCGAAGCCTCCGATCCGCCGGAGAACGGGGCTGTGGTTTTCGTGTACGACGACGGGCCGATGACGGACTACACACAGGCGTTCCCCGCGCATCAATCATACGATGCGCCAGCGACGGTCGGGATCGTCAGCGAGTGGGTCGGTCGCAAGAACTTCATGGACCGGGATTGGATGGGTGTCACGCATCTCACGGACCTCGTGGATGCCGGCTGGGAGATCGCCTCTCATACGGCCGAACACACGACTGTTGGGACGTATGAACTGGTCGAAGACGCTGCTCCAAACGATGAACGCGTTTATCCGACGGGGGTTCGACACGGGTTTTGGACACCGAAAGACGTCGAACTTACCGACGGGGACAAAACGGTGCGCGCAAACGCTGTTGGCAGGGGTACCGACGATACCGGCCGATACGTCGAGCTTGCGGATCCCGTTGGTGACTCGTTTGCCGCTGGGGAAGCAGTCATACGATACCCGGCGGATGTGATGAAAGACGCACTCCTTGGATCGAAGCAACGACTCGAAGCGTTGGGGTTCGACGTCGAGACGTTCCTCGCACCGTACGATGATTTCGATGCGTGGTCGCAGCGGTTCGTCGACGACTATTACATCGGGGTCGCCAACGGCGATCACGGAAGCCGGATCAACGATCCTGACGAGTTCTCTCCCTACCGTACCCGTCGAGCGTACTTCATCGAATTCACCGAACCGAAATTCGTTCAGCGTGATCTCGATGCGATCGCCGAGCGTGGCGCATTGGGCGTTTTTGGTGCTCACACGCATAAGGATTCTGTCACAGAGGATCGGATCCGAACGACACTCGAATGGATCGAACAACGGGATATCGAGGTAGTGACGCTCCGGGATGCGATCGATATCTACGTCGGAGACGGCGACTGA
- a CDS encoding universal stress protein — MEQLLVVVEPTEPSRELVHEAGEVAEAVGAEVLLIHITTALEYSTRRKAREEPLSSTETYTREEAKEGATRIAREMGDDVLSEFDVEYEASGYLGDRAETILEVADQHDCDHVFLTGRQRSPAGKAIFGDATQKVVLNFDGLVTVSTN, encoded by the coding sequence ATGGAACAACTACTCGTTGTAGTCGAGCCAACCGAGCCATCGAGGGAACTGGTACACGAGGCCGGTGAGGTCGCCGAGGCGGTCGGTGCTGAGGTGCTGTTGATTCACATCACCACTGCTTTGGAGTACAGCACTCGTCGGAAAGCCAGAGAAGAACCCTTGAGTAGCACAGAAACGTACACTCGAGAGGAAGCCAAAGAGGGGGCGACACGGATCGCTCGTGAGATGGGTGATGACGTCCTTTCGGAGTTCGATGTCGAATACGAGGCATCTGGTTATCTCGGTGATAGGGCCGAGACGATACTCGAAGTCGCCGATCAGCACGACTGCGATCACGTCTTTCTCACGGGCCGTCAGCGCTCACCGGCTGGAAAAGCTATTTTCGGTGATGCGACACAAAAAGTCGTCCTCAATTTCGACGGTCTTGTCACTGTATCTACTAACTGA
- a CDS encoding DUF2206 domain-containing protein produces the protein MPIVPNRTVLALLLALVSYLLLDVVFGGVLPGSFLLRPFLGIVLLSVVPGYLFVVLLRIRDRRPGRIVLYSVGLSLFVVVVSSLLLNGLLSLLSFDRPLSPVGLTVTVLVLVLGMAAVCYAAGPALRSPLGSLSLSHRDRIAVVVVSLLPVVSILLTVFSEIPRFDQLHLVLLCLLSTVPLILRRWQGSPVLSPYAIWAVSAAVLFQMTLVSGHLWGFDIHFEYATAADILHEGYWNPEASAPSNSLATVTLLAAVYSMVTGLDLVWVYKFVYPLFVSLLPLGIWYVVRSTFEDRSIATLAPFALVFYYGYFKDMPDKQLVAGLFAVLLLVVFLDTKLSPAQRWTLGLAFAVALTFSHYGVSLLFTAFLGSALLARYTVQTVTTVDVDARLTRPMLIGCLGVFWVVWYLFSASGVNFYRVVGVGYELLSVLPFPMAERSGAAYATAGFTSVYWLIYKFLYITLVGLIGIGTLDALSGIVTSRDNPRSIEYTLFSAGVLAFLVASVVFTFGMGFDRTLQIALFVVSPFAIVGVRTVVSTLSWVVVRLSRNGLRERIAAVPVEGLFAVFLAVLFLFSSGTVFAFGGEQVPPYNINVNEDAGWPVYTQSEVDATRWLATHTDTNDTIAVYNEWDQIKSRDGLLVSEVVPADELEPIWLNRTTLNRSGYVYVSHKPMLKLDSDREYIDARETTFYRRTLSTAERVYTDENVTIYYVEA, from the coding sequence ATGCCCATCGTTCCGAATCGGACGGTTCTAGCGTTACTTCTCGCGTTAGTTTCGTATCTGCTGCTCGATGTCGTGTTTGGTGGTGTACTGCCGGGAAGTTTCCTGCTACGACCGTTTCTCGGGATCGTGTTGCTCTCAGTAGTACCGGGATATTTGTTCGTCGTGCTACTGAGAATCCGTGATCGTCGACCGGGTCGGATCGTTCTGTATTCGGTCGGACTCAGTCTGTTTGTCGTGGTCGTCTCGTCGCTCCTACTCAACGGTCTGTTGTCACTGCTCTCGTTCGACCGCCCGCTCTCTCCGGTGGGTCTGACAGTCACCGTGTTGGTGCTCGTACTCGGTATGGCTGCGGTATGTTACGCCGCCGGTCCGGCCCTTCGATCACCGCTTGGGTCGTTGTCGCTGTCACATCGTGACCGAATCGCTGTCGTAGTCGTGAGTTTATTGCCGGTGGTTTCGATCCTCCTCACCGTGTTCTCCGAGATCCCTCGGTTCGACCAGTTGCATCTCGTACTGTTGTGTCTCCTTTCGACCGTACCACTAATACTCCGGCGGTGGCAGGGATCACCTGTCCTCTCTCCGTACGCGATCTGGGCGGTTTCGGCGGCCGTGCTGTTCCAGATGACGCTGGTCTCAGGGCACCTGTGGGGCTTCGATATCCACTTTGAGTATGCAACGGCCGCGGATATCCTTCACGAGGGATACTGGAATCCGGAAGCCAGCGCCCCGAGCAACTCGTTGGCGACAGTTACGCTGTTGGCAGCCGTTTACTCGATGGTCACGGGATTAGACCTCGTGTGGGTGTACAAGTTCGTCTACCCGTTGTTCGTTTCGCTCCTCCCGCTTGGCATCTGGTACGTCGTACGGAGCACCTTCGAGGATCGATCGATCGCCACGCTCGCCCCATTCGCTCTCGTGTTTTATTATGGTTATTTCAAAGATATGCCCGACAAACAACTAGTCGCTGGGCTGTTTGCCGTTCTCTTGCTCGTCGTATTTCTCGATACGAAACTGTCCCCCGCCCAGCGGTGGACCCTCGGTCTCGCGTTCGCCGTCGCACTCACGTTCTCACACTACGGTGTCAGTCTGTTGTTCACCGCGTTTCTCGGCAGTGCTCTTCTGGCTCGCTATACAGTACAAACGGTGACGACGGTCGACGTTGACGCTCGTCTCACCCGTCCGATGCTTATCGGCTGTCTCGGTGTGTTTTGGGTCGTGTGGTATCTGTTCAGCGCCTCCGGGGTGAACTTCTACCGCGTCGTTGGGGTCGGCTACGAACTCCTCTCGGTGCTTCCCTTTCCGATGGCCGAACGGAGCGGGGCGGCGTACGCGACCGCAGGATTCACGTCGGTATATTGGCTTATTTACAAATTCCTGTACATCACTCTGGTGGGACTCATCGGGATCGGAACGCTTGATGCCCTCTCTGGGATCGTTACTAGTCGTGATAATCCTCGTTCCATCGAGTACACCCTGTTTTCGGCCGGTGTACTCGCGTTTCTCGTCGCATCGGTCGTCTTCACGTTTGGTATGGGGTTCGATAGGACGCTCCAGATCGCCCTGTTCGTGGTGTCTCCGTTTGCGATCGTCGGTGTCCGAACCGTCGTCTCGACCCTCTCGTGGGTTGTCGTCCGCCTTTCCCGGAACGGACTCCGCGAGCGCATTGCTGCTGTTCCAGTTGAGGGACTTTTCGCGGTGTTTCTCGCCGTGTTGTTTCTGTTCAGCTCGGGCACCGTTTTCGCGTTCGGTGGAGAACAAGTCCCACCGTACAACATCAACGTCAATGAGGACGCCGGGTGGCCAGTGTACACTCAAAGCGAAGTCGACGCCACGCGATGGTTGGCAACACACACCGATACCAACGACACGATCGCGGTTTACAACGAATGGGACCAGATCAAAAGTCGGGATGGATTGCTCGTGAGTGAGGTCGTTCCTGCGGATGAGCTGGAACCGATCTGGCTGAATCGAACGACGCTGAACCGGAGTGGTTACGTCTACGTGAGTCACAAACCCATGTTGAAATTGGATAGCGACAGGGAGTACATCGATGCCCGTGAAACGACGTTTTATCGACGAACGCTCTCGACGGCCGAGCGTGTATACACGGACGAGAACGTGACGATCTACTACGTGGAAGCGTGA
- a CDS encoding right-handed parallel beta-helix repeat-containing protein, whose protein sequence is MARESVSIRRRTFLAIVSAGSTVVAGSVTSRRATDRVHATSPMSIDRVYQIGQQYYVGPKRDRPPASEAQGTIWEITDEEQTDTTRRTLSDGDRWITLNIEPESKRPGEYYLTPEDGVEGIQDVIDRAGGNVVVRLAPGTYVGSELTLAHGVILHGSGRNATTIKLDDDANTDLVTTPDPPRDNVMRCTLRDITFDGNKANNTTGNVVYGAFWNSRFIDCGFHSAPETGFWLAGSEASTDDNYFNGCRFITNAGTGLRGGGNKESHPAVGVVRVNTNWFGNNGGPAIVARGNAWRITNAKLYRNATEQGASIELDRCSYSTISGCDSYVEHSERDHIVVRASEGVTSIGNQIKNNDFRGEYRSAIRCLADSDAITALQVRGNTIQSGGNANNGVVARAENGSFIDCAFTNNVFTGGMNGTKIDLPGEWIRVGNLNTT, encoded by the coding sequence ATGGCTCGGGAGTCGGTGTCGATTCGACGACGGACGTTCCTAGCGATCGTGAGCGCAGGGAGCACCGTCGTCGCTGGGTCGGTAACGAGCCGACGGGCCACCGATCGAGTCCATGCGACATCACCAATGAGCATCGATCGAGTTTACCAAATCGGACAACAGTATTACGTCGGACCGAAACGAGACCGACCCCCAGCGAGCGAAGCCCAGGGTACGATCTGGGAGATAACCGACGAGGAGCAAACCGATACGACCCGACGGACGCTGTCAGACGGCGACCGTTGGATCACATTGAACATCGAACCCGAATCGAAGAGACCGGGAGAGTATTATCTTACACCCGAGGACGGCGTCGAAGGGATTCAGGACGTCATCGACCGAGCAGGGGGAAACGTCGTCGTTCGTCTCGCACCCGGAACGTACGTCGGAAGCGAGCTCACGCTCGCCCACGGCGTTATACTACACGGATCGGGCCGAAACGCAACCACGATCAAACTCGATGACGACGCGAACACCGATCTGGTGACGACGCCCGATCCGCCCCGCGACAACGTGATGCGGTGTACCCTTCGAGACATCACGTTCGATGGGAACAAGGCGAACAACACCACTGGCAACGTCGTCTATGGAGCGTTCTGGAACAGTCGGTTCATCGACTGTGGCTTTCACTCCGCCCCAGAGACCGGTTTCTGGCTGGCTGGTTCCGAAGCAAGCACCGATGACAACTACTTCAATGGGTGTCGATTCATCACGAATGCGGGGACGGGACTCCGTGGCGGTGGTAACAAGGAGTCACATCCAGCCGTCGGTGTCGTGCGCGTGAACACCAACTGGTTCGGTAACAACGGCGGCCCCGCGATCGTCGCCCGAGGGAACGCGTGGCGGATCACCAACGCCAAGCTCTATCGCAACGCCACCGAGCAGGGTGCGTCGATCGAACTCGACCGATGTAGTTATTCGACTATCAGCGGCTGTGACAGCTACGTGGAGCACTCAGAACGGGATCACATCGTCGTACGAGCGTCCGAGGGGGTCACCAGCATCGGCAACCAGATCAAAAACAACGACTTCCGGGGCGAATATCGATCGGCAATTCGGTGTCTGGCCGATTCGGACGCCATCACCGCGCTGCAAGTTCGCGGCAACACGATCCAAAGCGGTGGAAACGCGAACAATGGGGTCGTCGCGCGGGCGGAGAACGGTTCGTTTATCGACTGTGCGTTCACGAACAACGTTTTCACCGGCGGGATGAACGGGACGAAGATCGATCTCCCCGGAGAATGGATCAGAGTGGGGAATCTCAACACCACCTGA
- a CDS encoding GNAT family N-acetyltransferase, translating into MHVETLTFSDWEEALPATGFEWSHAPETLRVLDRHAGDVRLYGGYKGRQLIGLLPAVVRTGLFVTAIISPPPGFGIPQMGPILMPTSPKQRKREIVNREFTKAILETVAAHEPFTLFGLSCSTAYTDPRPYLWAGFDIEARFTYQLALGSTTPEQVLQSFSREARRGIHGAEDAGITVSRGGVEDARAIYAAHQARRNEQGDSYPVSWAYTRDLVETLGDRIRIYTAETATGEFASGITVVYSNEKGYFFQGGTRTGRNGDANELLHWRIIDDILTDSELASVDRYDLGNANLESLAHYKSKYSAEPVPHYLIKSGPLMDLAQKAYELITY; encoded by the coding sequence ATGCACGTCGAAACACTCACGTTCTCCGACTGGGAAGAGGCGCTTCCGGCCACCGGGTTCGAGTGGTCTCACGCTCCCGAGACGCTTCGGGTGCTCGATAGGCACGCGGGAGATGTGCGTCTGTACGGTGGATACAAGGGCAGACAGTTGATCGGACTGCTGCCTGCTGTCGTTCGAACCGGGTTGTTCGTGACGGCGATCATCTCTCCACCACCTGGGTTCGGTATTCCACAGATGGGACCGATACTAATGCCGACGAGTCCCAAACAGCGCAAGCGGGAGATAGTGAATCGGGAGTTCACGAAAGCGATCCTCGAGACCGTGGCAGCCCACGAGCCATTTACGCTGTTTGGGTTGTCCTGTAGCACCGCATACACCGACCCGCGACCCTATCTCTGGGCCGGTTTCGATATCGAGGCGCGCTTTACCTACCAACTCGCTCTGGGATCGACGACCCCAGAGCAGGTTTTACAGTCGTTCAGTAGGGAGGCCCGGCGTGGGATCCACGGGGCGGAGGATGCGGGAATCACCGTTTCACGGGGCGGTGTCGAGGATGCACGCGCCATTTACGCCGCACACCAAGCCCGTCGGAACGAGCAAGGAGACAGCTATCCCGTATCTTGGGCGTACACCCGAGATCTCGTGGAGACACTCGGGGATCGGATTCGGATCTACACCGCCGAAACGGCCACCGGAGAGTTCGCCAGCGGTATCACAGTGGTATACTCGAACGAAAAAGGATACTTCTTCCAGGGCGGGACACGCACCGGCCGGAACGGAGACGCCAACGAACTGTTGCACTGGCGAATCATCGATGACATCCTTACCGACTCGGAACTGGCGTCAGTCGATCGGTACGACTTGGGTAACGCGAACCTCGAATCGCTCGCTCACTATAAAAGCAAGTACAGCGCCGAACCAGTCCCACATTATCTCATCAAATCGGGGCCGTTGATGGATCTCGCACAGAAAGCATACGAACTGATCACCTACTAG
- a CDS encoding glycosyltransferase family 2 protein codes for MTEGANDRADGTSSEDRTGVIGTAIENGVAGSGDIAANGNAISHEHTSIQQFELEISETICSVLVAIPAYNEAATISDIVQRADEHADYVLVIDDGSDDDTAARATAAGATVIEHRRNRGYGAAIKTAFEAAFRYDANHLVILDGDGQHDPADVPRLVAAQKRTDAHLVIGSRFVDGAVSNAPLYRRVGLKTINGLTNLSLGVVRAASRVSDTQSGFRAYDRTAIETLAADQNIGDWMDASTDILYHAHHHSYSIEEVPITVTYDVANASTQAPLSHGVVLVRNILKTIERERPLTALAVPGFGLTFSGLSVGYLSLDNYIQSGTFPIGLALTAAFLMLVGTFACFTAIVLHALSTYFANTGMEGRRVR; via the coding sequence ATGACAGAAGGAGCGAATGATAGGGCTGACGGTACTTCCTCTGAGGATCGGACGGGGGTGATCGGAACCGCTATCGAGAATGGTGTCGCTGGGTCGGGCGATATCGCTGCAAACGGAAACGCGATAAGCCACGAACACACCTCCATACAGCAGTTTGAATTGGAGATTTCGGAAACGATCTGTTCCGTTCTCGTGGCGATTCCCGCGTACAACGAAGCAGCCACCATTAGCGATATCGTGCAGCGTGCCGATGAGCACGCTGATTACGTGCTCGTTATCGATGATGGAAGCGATGACGACACTGCCGCTCGGGCGACAGCAGCCGGGGCAACGGTGATCGAACACCGACGAAACAGGGGCTACGGAGCCGCCATCAAGACGGCGTTCGAGGCCGCCTTCCGATACGATGCCAACCATCTCGTTATCCTCGATGGCGACGGCCAGCACGATCCAGCCGACGTTCCACGGCTGGTGGCTGCCCAAAAGCGGACTGATGCTCACCTCGTCATCGGGAGCCGGTTTGTCGATGGGGCCGTATCGAACGCCCCCCTGTACCGTCGTGTCGGTCTCAAAACGATCAACGGACTGACCAACCTGAGTCTCGGTGTCGTACGGGCTGCCTCGCGGGTGAGTGACACTCAAAGCGGGTTCCGTGCGTACGACAGGACGGCGATCGAGACCCTCGCTGCAGATCAAAACATCGGAGATTGGATGGATGCGAGCACGGATATCCTCTATCACGCTCACCACCACAGCTACTCCATCGAAGAAGTCCCCATCACAGTGACGTACGATGTGGCGAACGCGAGCACCCAAGCACCGCTGTCTCACGGCGTCGTCCTCGTTCGGAACATTCTGAAAACGATCGAGCGCGAACGCCCCCTGACAGCGCTGGCCGTTCCGGGTTTTGGACTCACGTTCAGTGGGTTGAGCGTCGGCTACCTATCATTGGATAATTACATCCAATCCGGGACGTTTCCGATCGGTCTCGCGCTCACTGCTGCCTTTCTCATGCTCGTTGGGACGTTTGCTTGTTTTACCGCGATCGTTCTCCACGCACTCAGCACCTACTTTGCGAACACCGGTATGGAGGGCAGACGGGTTCGATGA
- a CDS encoding polysaccharide deacetylase family protein, whose translation MRVSNVLSFDLEHWYSATLLRDSVTGPVAHIEKSVDIVLDLLAEHGVTATFFVVGEVARRYPELIDRIAGAGHEIGSHGDTHRPLFDLSPKQFAVELDRSTQAIRDAIGARPVGFRAPNFSVTPKTRWAIEVLEDAGYRYDSSVFPVRTPMYGVSGAPIRPYTLDPNAPFEERNGNGTLTELPLAVFHPRLKLPVAGGFYARLLPTWLLKRGIRTLNARGLPATIYFHPWEFNPAVKTSTVPAHERCISFYGIDRLQTKLDALLDAFAFTTAETVVRTSTDGGEP comes from the coding sequence ATGAGGGTTTCAAACGTCCTTTCGTTCGATCTCGAACATTGGTATTCGGCCACGCTGCTCCGGGATTCTGTGACCGGTCCAGTCGCACACATCGAGAAATCGGTGGATATCGTTCTCGATCTCCTCGCCGAGCACGGCGTGACGGCGACGTTCTTCGTCGTCGGTGAAGTCGCACGCCGGTATCCGGAGCTCATCGACCGAATCGCCGGTGCCGGTCACGAGATCGGTTCGCACGGTGACACGCATCGACCGCTGTTCGATCTTTCTCCGAAACAGTTCGCTGTGGAACTCGACCGCAGCACTCAAGCGATCCGCGACGCCATCGGAGCGAGACCGGTGGGCTTTCGCGCCCCGAATTTCTCCGTGACGCCCAAGACACGGTGGGCGATCGAGGTGCTCGAAGACGCCGGATATCGGTACGATTCGAGTGTGTTTCCGGTTCGAACGCCGATGTACGGCGTCTCCGGTGCGCCCATCCGACCGTACACCCTCGATCCGAACGCTCCTTTCGAGGAACGGAACGGGAACGGAACACTCACCGAACTGCCACTCGCCGTGTTCCATCCGCGACTCAAACTGCCGGTGGCTGGTGGATTTTACGCTCGTCTGCTCCCAACGTGGCTGTTGAAACGAGGGATACGCACGCTCAACGCGCGCGGACTTCCAGCAACGATATACTTTCATCCCTGGGAGTTCAACCCAGCTGTGAAGACCTCAACCGTTCCAGCACACGAACGGTGTATCAGCTTCTACGGTATCGACCGGTTGCAAACGAAACTCGACGCCTTGCTCGATGCGTTCGCGTTTACGACGGCTGAGACCGTCGTCCGTACGTCTACCGATGGCGGTGAACCATGA